GCATCCTGCGGGATACATGACCTTTCATCAATTATATCGAGAATCCGCCTTGGAGCGCGGCGCTCCGGTGTCCAAGAGCCCTAGGATTCAACGAACTCAGCCTGCAGTCACCAGAGCGTGTCCAGAGTCTTGAGTCCAGTGACCACCCAGTTCAACTTGCCCGTAGCGTACGATTTGTTTCCCCTTTCTGCGGCGCCGCCATCGTGGCCCACGCTATGTCATATCCATAGTCCACAATTGATGGTATGGATATGGAGCTGCAAGGCGTGACCGCCGTCAATGAAAGAATTCTCAGGTGCCATCGGCTCAGAGCCTACGTTTTGGCAAATGACCGCACACCCCTGACCGACGGACACATTGACGTCTACGCAGATGCTACAAAGATCTCCAACGCGAACTTCCAGCACCGCGTAAATGTCCAGGTGAAGGCCCGAGGACATAAGGCCGGGAAGAATCCGCCGAAGTCATTCACCGTTAAGTCGAACGACCTTCGAGGATTCTTAGAACTGCGCGGTGTTCTCTACTTCGTTGTATACGTCAACAAAAAGACACTTCAAACCAAGTTGATGTACGCACTACTCACGCCGTTCAAAATCGAGAGTCTACTTAAGAAGATTCCGCCCAGTGGAGGAGTCAGCATCCACCTCGAACCATTCCCTCAAGGCCCCTCAGAAATCGAGAGAATCATTCGATTTGCGGCAAACACACAATCAGAGGACCCTCGGGTTCGAATTGACTTCAATTTGCTCCAAGAGCCGGTAAGTATCACCTTGCATTCTGACAAGGCGCTTGACCTTTCAGCTCCCCTGACCTTAACGCGAGATAAGGTCAACTACTCCGTCTCCTACGAATTCGCCGACGGCTCCAGAGTTTTCGCTGACCACGAACTAAAGATCATTCCGGAGGACTACTACGGAAGATACACCAACGTGCACGTTGAAGCCGGAGATTTTGAGTACACGAATCCGCACCTGAGGAAGGTGGACGTCTCCACGGTTGAGCTCACCCTCTCCAAAGGAATAACGATGACCATGTCTGTGGAAGGACCGACGCTCAAATCCCCAGGCAACATCACTGTGTCCATGCGTCCCACACTCGAAGAGCGCCTCCACGACCTCGGCTTCTACTTCACACTCCTAGATGACCAGTCTCTCAAGATCAATGGCAACCTTCACACAATGCTCGTAACTCCCAGTGACGAAACCGGTGATCTTCGTGACCACTTGCACTTCCTAGAAACCATCGCCAACCTATGTGAACGCCTAGGCGTAGACACCAGACTCGTGGACCTCGATTCTCTTGAAGAGTACCGGGGCAAGCAGCTGCTGGCCCTTGAGGGCGTGTTGCTCCACGGTGAAACACTCTCCTCGGAACACCAACACGTAGGAAGAATCTCCCAACCTATCGGAGAGTGGAATCTCCAATTCATCGTGCTCAATGATCCACCCACCAATACCTGGCGCTTGTACGGGACATTCGATCCAAACATGCCAGGACACATCGTTTCTCGATCGACGGACACGCACGATGCCCCCGCCATCGTCACTGTCTACGACGTGTTCGAATACAAGTACCTTCCATTCACACTGAACCTGCACCTAGAGAATTTGGTCGCCGCATACCAAAAGGTCTCAAGCCATGCAGGAACAGATGATCGAGCCAACGACACGGTTCTAAGGCTCCTTCGCGCTGCCGACGAGGTTCCCCGCAGAAAAGGAGAATTTCTCACCGCCGCAGCCGAACTCAACTCCTGGCTCCAATCCAATTACGGAGAGCAACCCCACTATCTGATCAACGGTTGGCAAATCGCCGCACGCACGGGAGACCTGTCCTCACTCGACAAAGAATCCATTCGAACACTCAAACACCAAGCTGCTCGAGAAGTTGACGAACGAGCCAGAGAAACAGAACTTGCTTGCGCCATCCTGCTCCAAGATGATGAAGAGAGAGATTTCTTCTTGAATCAACTCGACACTCGTCTAGCCAAACGTTTCAAACATGGCCCATCTGGCGCCTAACGGAAACCAACAGCACTTTCTAAACAACCGAAAAATGACCAACACAGAACAACCAGGAACTCACAGTCCGCACTCCCCGCGCACGGCAACGAGCTATCTAAGAGTGCTCCGAAATGGCGAGGAGCCAAAAACCAGGGCCCGGTTTGGGGCGCTGATGACAACGCGGAGGTTTCGTTGACGTTCGTGGAGGTGGGATCCGCCGGAGGTTCCCCTTAGGGGATGAGTTGGCTGTATGGCTGAGCGGAAGAAGGGCAGGTTGGAATGGGCAGGCCGTATTCGTTCGCTGGGCCGTTGGTCCAAGGCATGATTGCAGAATTACGTGAGCTGACGCGCCGGCTCGTTCGGGGTGCGACGGGCTAGTTTCTTGCCAGTTGAGCTCGTTCGAATCCGTGATTAGGGCGTTTGCAGGTTCATCGGCATGGTGGACGGCATGTCACTGGTTGTGGATGGAAGGTCGTCGTGCGCCACCAGTTCGCGTTGTTCAGTGCACGAGTTCGGTCCGACCGACGGGACTCTCGGTGTCGGCCGTAAAACGTGCGGTTTGGTGCATTTTGGGGTGGAGGAGATGCGCGTGAATATCAAGAATTCAGGGGCAGCTTGCTTCGGTGTTGCCGTTTTGGTGGGTCAGAAGTTGGACCTTTTCGTGAGCCAAACTGCGAACGGGTGGAAAAGTGCTGCGCAGGTTAATACGCGATCGCTTTCGTTGCTACAGGTCCGATAAGTAAGATTTCAATATCAAACCTTGGGCAGACAGCCTCATGCGATGTTCGCGCGTACGAATGAATGGTGATTTGACTCAGAGCCCATGATTCTTTGTAGCCACAGAGGCATGAGTATCGTGCTGTGACCGGGGACGGACCTGTGGCTCAGAGGCGCGCCAGCAGTTCGGACTTCTTATCTGAGAATTCGTCTTCGCTGAGTATTCCAGCATCTCGGAGTGCAGCGAGCTTAGTAATTTGCTCTGCTACATCGGGTTGGATCGCCTGTGCCGATTCGAGGGCCGTGGCTGGCACAGGTAGCCGGTCTTTGAAGAATCCCGACAAGTGCGTGAGCGCTTGCTCTCCAAGGCCAATTGGGGCAACAAGTGCAGGCGATGCATCGATCTCTTGCGGCGTCGATTCCACAGGCGCAATTTGCCGACTCTTCAGCATTAGTGCGAGGTGAGTGTAGAGCTTGTCGGGCAACTTGACGAGTGATTGCTTCCCGTCAGCCCAGTCAATGCGGACCGTATGCGGTGGCCGCATAGTCGTGTCAAGCGTTGCGCCGACCGCAGCGGAGGCGGCCTTACTCATGAAGCGCGGAAGTACGGCTCCAGCAACCGCTTGACCTACCGCGCTTACAGTGCCGCTTTTCGACTCAGCAACGATCTCTTCCCAGGCGCTGACGTGCTTTTCGTTCAGCTTCCTCCATTTGAGACCAGACTGCACGACGAGCTCGCTCCCAATAGGAGCCGGCGACACGGTCGCGTTCAAGTAGTGCCCGCCTATAACACGCCCGTAATTGCCCATGTTCAGAGATTAGCAGTAACCTCGGCCCGCGCGTTCCTCTGACCAGTCCTCACCCTAGAATTCACTGCCGGGTGGGTACTTGGATGGCTTCACCATAAGTCACGGCATTTTGTTCGCGGAGGACTTGAACCCGTAAATTTCGGAGCCGGACTCGTTGCCTGCTAGCGACGGACCACCAACCGTGCAGAGACTTTTTGCACTTAATGTTTGGGTAGCTAAGCCCAAGGGCGGCTGTTACCCTCCTTTCCTTTTCGAAAATAGCTCTGCCATGGCTGCCCATTTCATCCGGTGGGTGAGTGGACGGAGAATTGATCAATCTGTCTGTGCGCAGCTTCGTCAATGGCGTACTGCCGGGTTGTAGAGCGATCGTTTTGAGGCATCAAACTGAGAACAAATGAGGTTGCTGCAAGAGGGCACCGGGCGGTAGTGTCAAAAACCATGCAGGATGCCCCCGATACGGGACTGTGAGTCTAGAATTTGTGAGGTGACGCCGTAGGATTGGCTCGTGGATGAAAGAAAGAACATCAGGCTGAGACGGTTCGCCGTGGTTGGTTTCGCGTGTGTTTCGGTAGCCGGGATTCTTTTCGCCGGAGGTTATCTTTCCGCGAATCTGAAAGCTAACGGTGCGATTGGTACGCCTGCAATGGCAACAAGTTTTGTGATTCCGAGCCGTTCGCCGGAGATTCCTTCGCCGAGGCAGACTCAAGTTATTCCGGAACCCTCGACTCTAGTTCGACCGGAACCCTCGACTCTAGTGCGACCGTCGCCCGTGGAGTCTATTGAAGCTGCCCCGCGATTCACGCCGGAGCAACTGGCCCCCAATCAAGCTATCGAAGCCCCTGCTCCACCATCTCAACTTGCTGTGTTGCCGATTGAACCAAAGTTGGTGTGCCCACTAGATCGGGGCGTCACTATGACTCTGACTTCGGTCACACCGGTGTATTCCGGCGGAGTCCTGGATACTTATCGTGGTGTAATCACGATTGACAACAGAATCGGAATTCCATTGGAGCTTCATCCAATAGATATTTTGAAGATTGCTGGTGTCCGATCTACTGGGGTGGAGATGGGCGGGGGATCGCGAGCTTTGGAAACGCGGGTTGTACAGCCTGGCATTAGCACAGAAACTCTGGACGACGATGATATAACGACATTCCACAACTTTGGATCGCCCGTTGTCAGATTCGAACTCCTCGGAGATGTTGACGTAACAAATGTTTACGCTGACGCCCTGGATACGGGTCTGTACTGTAGTTTTTCGAAAGTGGTTTTTGGGCCACCCATTGAAGGTAATTGGGGAAGCTAACGACCGCTCCACATTCGCGGACCGGTCAGAGGGCTGCCACCAGAGGTCCAAACGCCTCAGGGACACCGGCGTTGGTAACAAGTTGATCAGCGGGGGCGGGTGTTGGGCTTGGATCGGGCCCCGGAACCAATGTGTCTCGGCAGCGGTTCTATATCTTTGGGATTCGAGAGTTACGGGTAGCTGAAGGCAATCTTGACTTTAGGCTATTTGGGCTTCTCGCCGAATACTTGCAGCACCTCAGTGTTGTCTGGTGCCTCGTGCGTCTTTTGGACGTAGTGCTTGCTTGTGATCTGTTCGCTCGAGTGGCCCAACTGCGCAGTCGCAGCGGCCATGCCTTGGGTGTTCGCCAGGATGGTTCCGACGGACTTTCGGAAAGTGTGTGGGGTGACCCATTCGAAGCCGACGGCCTTCCGGGCTTCGCGCCACTGCTTGCGAAACCCATTGGGGTCACGAATGGTCAAGGTGGTGGAAGGAAACACCAAGTCAAGGTCATTCTGGCGGACAGGATCAGCCTGGCGCCGGCGCAGCATCTCCACAGCAAAGAGCGGCAGGAAGTAGCGTTGCCGCGAGTTGGCGCTCTTGGGGTGGTCCTGGATTCTAAGTCCGTTCTTGCCCCGAACGTCGATGACGGTGCCGCGAACGGTAACCGTTGGCTTCTCGGCCGCAAGGTCGACGTCGGACCACCGAATGGCAAGCGCTTCGCCGATCCTGGCACCGGTGGCTAGCATCATATCCACGACGTCGAGGATATCTTTTTCGTGCAAACCGTTCTGTCTGCCTGTTGGCTGCTGCCAGGCATAGACGTCGTGTCGAAGTTTGGCTACTTCGTCAATAGTCAGTGCCCGGACTTCTTTAGTGCTGGTGGGGATTCGGGCGACTTCCCGGAGAGGGTTGGCAGCGGCTGCGCCATGGCGTGTTGCCAAGGACAACATGCCGGTAAGCAGCGTTTTGGACATTTTGGCTGTTGCGTTGCCGTGCTTGGTGCGCACACCCTTGAGGAACTTGTCCAAGGTGGAGACGTTCGCTTCTCGAATAGTCAGGTTGCCGACGCCGGGCAAGATGTAGGTATCGATGATTTCCCTGTAGCGGCGGCGTGTATTGGCGGCCCGTTTAAGGTCTTCGAATTCCAACCACCAGAACTTGGCAAGTTCACTCATGACCATGTCTGGACTGATGACATCGTCGGTAGGAGGCAGCATGGCATTGAGCTTGGCCAGGAGGCCAGCTTCGGCTTGCGCCCCGGTTGGCCCGGTCATTTGGTACATGCGGGGCTTCCCGTCGTATCCGCGCATGGTTGCCCGGGCCCGCCAAGTGGTCGGTCCCAGCTTCCGACGGGTAATCTTCCCCCAAGTCCCGAGCGGTGTTTTTGCTCTAGACAACGGGGTCTTCTGTTGTGGCGAGCCACGCGTTGAAATCTGTGCGGCTGATGCGAAGGTGGCGCCCGATCCTGTGAGCCTTCGGGCCCGCGTGCTTGACGCGCCACTGGTAGAAGGTCTGCTCGGGTATCTGCAACTCACGGCAGATCTCTTTCGGCGTCATCCACTCATCGACGAAACCAAGGGTTGATGGCTCGTGGTTTGACTGCTCAGTCATCGGATTCTCCTATTCAATATTGATCTTCCCCCTTCCATGGCGCAAAGACACTGAAACTACATGACTTGCGTTGGCAGATCAGGTGAAGGACGGCGGTCGACTCGCCTACCGCCGGTCAGGGTGGATAGAATCCGCCGTAGCCCGTGTGGGCGATGAAATCCCCGCTCCAAGTGGCGCCGTCATTCCGGCAGTGAAAGCACTTGTCTTAAACTTGGGCGTCCCATGGGGTCATCGCCCGAATATCAGGGGATCGTGCGGCAGGCGGAGAAAACGACATGGATGAATAGTCGAAGAAGCGACTCCATCCGCAGGAACGTTTTCGAGTTGCTGACGTGCAGGCGGCCAGTTGCGAACTCTCAAGGCCAACGACTCCTTGAACGGCGTGACCGGCCGGACAATACTTGAGACAGTCACAGGATTTGGATTGGAGACACATGGCGGACCAAGAAAAGCCCGGTAGAGCGGATGAGGTGAGGCGTACGCCTCAGGGTGAACTGGCTCGAAAGCTACATCTCTTGCTGGACATCGCCGACGCAGAGGGAGACAA
The Arthrobacter alpinus genome window above contains:
- a CDS encoding helix-turn-helix domain-containing protein, whose protein sequence is MTEQSNHEPSTLGFVDEWMTPKEICRELQIPEQTFYQWRVKHAGPKAHRIGRHLRISRTDFNAWLATTEDPVV
- a CDS encoding tyrosine-type recombinase/integrase; the protein is MYQMTGPTGAQAEAGLLAKLNAMLPPTDDVISPDMVMSELAKFWWLEFEDLKRAANTRRRYREIIDTYILPGVGNLTIREANVSTLDKFLKGVRTKHGNATAKMSKTLLTGMLSLATRHGAAAANPLREVARIPTSTKEVRALTIDEVAKLRHDVYAWQQPTGRQNGLHEKDILDVVDMMLATGARIGEALAIRWSDVDLAAEKPTVTVRGTVIDVRGKNGLRIQDHPKSANSRQRYFLPLFAVEMLRRRQADPVRQNDLDLVFPSTTLTIRDPNGFRKQWREARKAVGFEWVTPHTFRKSVGTILANTQGMAAATAQLGHSSEQITSKHYVQKTHEAPDNTEVLQVFGEKPK
- a CDS encoding SHOCT domain-containing protein, whose product is MGNYGRVIGGHYLNATVSPAPIGSELVVQSGLKWRKLNEKHVSAWEEIVAESKSGTVSAVGQAVAGAVLPRFMSKAASAAVGATLDTTMRPPHTVRIDWADGKQSLVKLPDKLYTHLALMLKSRQIAPVESTPQEIDASPALVAPIGLGEQALTHLSGFFKDRLPVPATALESAQAIQPDVAEQITKLAALRDAGILSEDEFSDKKSELLARL